The Tenebrio molitor chromosome 5, icTenMoli1.1, whole genome shotgun sequence genome has a segment encoding these proteins:
- the LOC138132145 gene encoding uncharacterized protein gives MSVAFQVFSVNSVKMDASRLMEDSGDSEYDVEAVANEAIASILPKKSRPQYEKAYTDFRHWCDSKKMSNTTENVLLAYLEEKSKILKPSTLWSLFSMLKATLNIKENIDVRKFPKIVPYLKNKNVGYRRKKSKVLTDKDINEFLKEADDDNFLLMKTILIFGIAGALRRDELVKMKLSDVEDKGSILIVKVPDSKTHSERMFTVSNEDNIRFIRKYQSLRPSNASSERLFLKYAKGKCFNQNVGINKIGEIPSLIAKCLKKENPKEYTGHCFRRSSATLLANAGGDITLIKRHGGWKSSNVAEGYIEDCINNKIAISNKIQPSAKTISEPSTSTCNLKPLNKSGNKTDNISNLVKPSMSANSFNNGISKLQGSLESGIISGSNFSACNFNFYISK, from the exons ATGAGTGTCGCTTTCCAAGTGTTTTCTGTAAATTCTGTGAAAATGGACGCTAGCAGACTCATGGAAGACTCCGGTGATTCTGAATATGATGTAGAAGCAGTAGCTAATGAAGCGATTGCGAGTATTTTGCCGAAGAAGTCAAGACCGCAGTATGAAAAAGCTTACACCGATTTCCGGCATTGGTGTGACTCTAAAAAAATGAGTAACACAACAGAAAACGTTCTGTTAGCATACTTAGAGGAAAAGTCGAAGATTTTGAAGCCATCAACATTGTGGTCCCTTTTTTCGATGTTAAAGGCAACTCTAaacataaaagaaaatattgatgTTAGAAAGTTTCCCAAAATAGTCccgtatttaaaaaacaagaatGTAGGatacagaagaaaaaaatcgaagGTTTTGACCGATAAAGATATCAACGAATTTTTGAAAGAGGCAGATGACGATAACTTTTTACTAATGAAG ACGATATTGATTTTTGGAATCGCTGGTGCTCTTAGACGAGATGAATTAGTGAAAATGAAGTTATCAGATGTTGAAGATAAAGGTTCAATACTGATTGTGAAGGTGCCGGATTCAAAAACCCATTCTGAGAGAATGTTTACCGTTTCCAATGAGGATAATATCagatttattagaaaatacCAAAGTTTGCGTCCATCAAACGCGTCAAGTGAACGGCTTTTCTTAAAGTATGCCAAAGGAAAATGCTTCAATCAAAATGTGGGGATTAACAAAATCGGTGAAATACCAAGCTTAATTGCGAAATGCCTTAAGAAAGAAAATCCTAAAGAGTATACTGGGCATTGCTTCAGAAGAAGCTCTGCTACGCTTCTAGCAAATGCAGGAGGTGATATAACTCTAATAAAACGACACGGTGGTTGGAAAAGTAGCAATGTAGCAGAGGGTTATATTGAAGACtgcataaataacaaaattgcaatttcGAATAAAATTCAACCTTCCGCAAAAACAATTTCTGAACCATCTACGTCGACTTGCAACTTAAAACCCTTGAATAAATCGGgaaataaaactgacaacattTCAAACTTAGTCAAACCTTCCATGTCAGCGAACAGTTTTAATAATGGTATTTCGAAGCTACAGGGTTCACTCGAATCGGGAATTATATCGGGAAGTAATTTTTCTGCTTgtaactttaatttttatatatcaaaataa